In Flavobacterium gelatinilyticum, a genomic segment contains:
- a CDS encoding serine hydrolase has protein sequence MKSIQSITFILLFITQLFFAQSKKEKLEELFEFYNQQNVFNGSVFISEKGETLLDRGYGFSNVDLKKENNANSIFQIYSITKTFTATVILKLVEEKKLSLQDKLSKFYPDYPDASTISIESLLTHTSGIYEYTRGNDMKDQTEKSFVEFQKTKPLDFPAGTDWSYSNSGYYFLGYVIQKVTGMSYEKAVEKYIFKPLKMKQSGFAFKNLKSENKTTGYEIFSEKEQKPSIVYDPPMPFAAGGIYSTVEDLNKYYNGLKNYKIISKESLEKAYTPFKNNYGYGWITMPMFKKMTVGHSGYGAGFCSNFVQIPEDNICIILLTNTERGLNSATYAIMKTLYNLYNDDYKIPVVANVSSETLKQYEGAYQVEDNFIVYLTIENNKLKLKSGNGPTTILYPVKENLFFAEELMGDVVFERNKTSEIESLSFHPGNQLKKAKKIFPSWGIVGTATDKGWEGPDAKLVETETKGIWTIKNMTLKTGEFKFRFNDDWTLNFGKDMSDGIMPQGNNIEILSGVYDITLDITDYEKPKYKIFKKS, from the coding sequence ATGAAATCAATTCAATCAATCACTTTTATTTTATTATTTATAACACAATTGTTTTTTGCACAAAGTAAGAAAGAAAAATTAGAAGAACTTTTTGAATTTTACAATCAGCAAAATGTGTTTAACGGTTCTGTTTTTATTTCTGAAAAAGGAGAAACTTTACTAGATAGAGGTTATGGGTTTTCAAATGTAGATTTAAAAAAGGAAAATAACGCTAACAGCATTTTTCAAATATATTCTATTACAAAAACTTTTACAGCAACGGTAATTTTAAAATTAGTAGAAGAAAAAAAACTTTCATTACAGGATAAACTTTCAAAGTTCTATCCGGATTATCCTGATGCAAGTACTATTTCAATTGAAAGTTTGCTAACCCATACCTCTGGAATTTATGAATATACCAGAGGCAATGATATGAAAGACCAAACAGAAAAATCATTTGTTGAATTTCAAAAAACTAAACCTTTGGATTTTCCTGCTGGAACTGATTGGAGTTATTCTAACTCAGGATATTATTTTCTAGGCTATGTAATTCAAAAAGTTACTGGAATGAGTTACGAAAAAGCAGTCGAAAAATACATATTTAAACCATTGAAAATGAAGCAAAGTGGTTTTGCTTTTAAAAATCTAAAAAGTGAAAATAAAACCACTGGTTACGAGATTTTTTCTGAAAAAGAACAAAAACCATCTATTGTTTATGATCCACCTATGCCTTTTGCAGCTGGTGGAATATACTCAACTGTTGAAGATTTAAACAAATATTATAATGGCTTAAAAAATTACAAAATTATCTCCAAAGAAAGTTTAGAAAAAGCATATACACCTTTCAAAAACAATTATGGATATGGTTGGATTACAATGCCAATGTTTAAAAAAATGACCGTTGGCCATAGTGGTTATGGAGCTGGTTTTTGCAGCAATTTTGTTCAAATTCCCGAAGATAACATCTGCATTATACTGCTCACAAATACAGAAAGAGGTTTAAACTCTGCCACTTATGCTATTATGAAAACTTTGTATAATTTGTATAATGACGATTATAAAATTCCAGTTGTAGCCAACGTAAGCTCAGAAACTTTAAAGCAATATGAGGGAGCATATCAAGTAGAAGACAATTTTATAGTTTACCTTACAATTGAAAACAATAAACTAAAATTGAAAAGTGGAAACGGCCCAACAACTATTCTATATCCTGTAAAAGAAAATTTATTCTTCGCCGAAGAATTAATGGGTGATGTAGTTTTTGAAAGGAACAAGACTTCAGAAATAGAGTCATTAAGTTTTCATCCAGGAAATCAACTAAAAAAAGCAAAAAAAATATTTCCTTCTTGGGGAATTGTAGGAACTGCCACAGACAAAGGCTGGGAAGGTCCTGATGCAAAACTTGTTGAAACTGAAACAAAAGGAATCTGGACAATTAAAAATATGACTTTAAAAACAGGAGAGTTTAAATTTCGTTTTAATGACGATTGGACTTTAAATTTTGGAAAAGATATGAGTGACGGAATAATGCCACAAGGAAATAATATAGAAATTTTATCAGGCGTTTATGATATTACTTTAGACATAACTGATTACGAGAAACCAAAATACAAAATTTTCAAGAAAAGTTAA
- a CDS encoding putative quinol monooxygenase, with translation MKKSFITPSGLFLLIFFSLLNSHIVSAQKKDQMVRMSEIEIVPEYLEQYKAILKEEAEASVRLEPGVIAIFPMFQKEDPNQVRILEIYADKESYQSHLKTPHFLVYKTSTLKMVKSLKLVDMNPLDPETMPEMFKKYN, from the coding sequence ATGAAAAAGTCATTTATAACTCCATCTGGATTATTTCTTCTTATATTTTTTTCATTGTTAAACAGCCATATCGTTTCTGCACAAAAAAAAGATCAAATGGTTCGAATGTCTGAAATTGAAATAGTGCCGGAATATCTGGAACAATACAAAGCAATTCTTAAAGAAGAAGCAGAAGCATCTGTTCGGTTAGAACCTGGAGTGATTGCAATTTTCCCGATGTTTCAAAAGGAAGATCCAAATCAGGTAAGAATTTTAGAGATTTATGCTGATAAAGAATCGTATCAGTCACATTTGAAAACACCTCACTTTCTGGTTTACAAAACTTCTACACTAAAAATGGTCAAGTCATTAAAACTTGTGGATATGAATCCTCTCGATCCAGAGACAATGCCAGAGATGTTTAAAAAATATAATTAA
- a CDS encoding carboxymuconolactone decarboxylase family protein, whose protein sequence is MSAQNPINKSLNTQEQSIVTISALTAVGDIDHLKVEFKNGLDTGLTTNEIKEILVQLYAYCGFPRSLNGITAFMAVVEERKTKGIQDKEGREASKIDNTLDKYQSGKQNLQQLTGIEEKQLKGANAFAPAIDTFLKEHLFADIFNRDVLTFEQRELTTIAALASMSGVAPQLQAHMGMGMNTGITETQLLQALDLIEKHIGKQQADTAKEVLTKVIAVKQNK, encoded by the coding sequence ATGAGCGCACAAAATCCTATAAATAAATCCTTAAATACTCAGGAACAAAGTATCGTAACAATTTCAGCACTAACTGCAGTTGGCGATATTGATCATTTAAAAGTTGAATTTAAGAACGGACTTGATACTGGTCTTACCACAAATGAAATCAAAGAGATATTGGTTCAGCTTTATGCATACTGCGGTTTTCCGAGAAGTTTAAATGGCATTACTGCCTTTATGGCTGTCGTTGAAGAAAGAAAAACAAAAGGTATTCAGGATAAAGAAGGTAGAGAAGCTTCTAAAATTGATAATACATTAGACAAGTATCAATCGGGAAAACAAAATCTGCAACAGCTTACAGGCATTGAAGAAAAGCAATTGAAGGGCGCAAATGCATTCGCACCGGCAATTGATACTTTTTTAAAGGAACACTTGTTTGCCGATATCTTTAATCGTGATGTACTGACTTTTGAGCAGAGGGAATTGACAACTATAGCAGCTCTCGCTTCAATGTCTGGCGTGGCACCTCAATTGCAGGCTCATATGGGGATGGGCATGAACACTGGAATTACTGAAACGCAATTATTGCAAGCTCTCGATTTAATCGAAAAACATATTGGAAAACAACAGGCCGATACAGCTAAAGAAGTTTTGACAAAAGTGATAGCGGTAAAACAAAACAAATAA
- a CDS encoding (R)-mandelonitrile lyase, with protein MKKTIFACLIISGVLLSSGCSINKNRKEMTEQNNNSIFPKGDKLSNDWFTGNAFLTPLLAKDKNNEFAMGSVTFEEGARTNWHTHPKGQVLIVTEGEGFYQEKGKPAQNLKKGDIVNIPENVEHWHGASAKSKLVHIAITNYSGDTNVVWLEAVSEEDYKNVNK; from the coding sequence ATGAAAAAAACAATTTTCGCATGCCTGATTATAAGCGGTGTTTTACTATCATCGGGATGCAGTATTAATAAAAACAGAAAAGAGATGACAGAGCAGAACAACAATTCGATTTTTCCAAAAGGAGATAAATTATCAAATGACTGGTTTACAGGAAATGCTTTCCTAACGCCTTTATTGGCAAAAGATAAAAACAACGAGTTTGCAATGGGAAGCGTAACATTTGAGGAAGGAGCAAGAACCAATTGGCACACACATCCGAAAGGGCAGGTATTAATTGTGACAGAAGGGGAAGGTTTTTATCAGGAAAAAGGAAAACCAGCACAAAACCTTAAAAAGGGTGATATTGTAAACATTCCAGAAAATGTAGAGCACTGGCACGGTGCATCGGCGAAAAGTAAATTGGTTCACATTGCGATTACGAATTATTCGGGCGATACGAATGTGGTCTGGCTTGAAGCAGTTTCGGAAGAGGATTATAAAAATGTAAATAAGTAA
- a CDS encoding cyclophilin-like fold protein has translation MKLRIKVGDKLAEAVLHDNPTSQDFVALLPLTLTLRDYNNTEKVSDLSKRLTIQSAPNGYAASVGDLTYYAPWGNLALFYKNFTYATGLISLGKITSGMEAFNTKDAVIVKIELE, from the coding sequence ATGAAATTAAGAATAAAGGTAGGAGATAAACTGGCGGAAGCAGTTTTGCATGACAATCCCACGAGTCAGGACTTTGTTGCTTTATTGCCTTTAACATTGACTTTGAGAGATTACAATAATACAGAAAAAGTAAGTGATTTAAGTAAAAGGCTTACAATCCAAAGCGCGCCAAACGGCTATGCCGCATCTGTTGGGGATCTTACTTACTATGCACCTTGGGGCAACCTTGCATTGTTTTATAAAAATTTCACTTATGCAACGGGTTTGATTTCTTTAGGTAAGATTACAAGCGGCATGGAAGCTTTTAATACGAAAGATGCTGTAATAGTAAAAATAGAATTGGAATAG
- a CDS encoding NAD(P)-dependent alcohol dehydrogenase has protein sequence MEESRRKFLQQAALAGTGLALADVSGLFASESNIKNNEIKNVTMDKLIKSKGYAGTDKESPLKSWEFERRAIGDHDILIDIKFSGICHSDIHTIRDHWGPQKYPQVPGHEIAGVVAAVGNKVTKFKVGDKAGVGCMVNSCMECTSCKNGEEHHCETTGMVGTYGAPDAASPSGITQGGYSNNIVVTEHFAIKIPQNIDLHYAAPLLCAGITTYSPMMKTGIKKGDKVGVIGIGGLGHLAVKIAAAKGADVYAFTTSADKVNDIKSFGAKEVIIVDEKQNQLKPHFGKLDYMISTVPYAYEMSNYISCVKPNGFFTQVGQPINGELTINNFNMIFNRVNFNGSLIGGIPETQEVMDYCALNKIYPQIEIIKADEINEAWDKVVNKKARYRYVIDASTF, from the coding sequence ATGGAAGAATCAAGAAGAAAGTTTCTGCAGCAGGCAGCACTGGCTGGAACTGGTTTAGCACTTGCAGATGTTTCAGGTCTGTTTGCCAGCGAAAGCAATATTAAAAATAACGAAATTAAAAATGTAACTATGGACAAATTGATAAAATCAAAAGGGTATGCAGGAACAGATAAAGAATCACCTCTTAAATCTTGGGAATTCGAACGCAGAGCGATAGGTGATCATGACATTCTTATAGATATCAAATTCTCAGGCATATGCCATTCGGATATTCATACAATTAGGGATCACTGGGGTCCGCAAAAATATCCGCAGGTGCCAGGTCATGAAATCGCAGGTGTGGTTGCTGCGGTGGGTAATAAAGTAACCAAGTTTAAAGTAGGCGATAAGGCTGGTGTAGGGTGTATGGTAAACAGCTGCATGGAATGTACAAGCTGTAAAAACGGAGAAGAGCATCATTGTGAAACTACTGGTATGGTAGGAACTTACGGTGCGCCAGATGCTGCATCGCCAAGCGGCATTACGCAAGGGGGATATTCAAACAATATTGTAGTTACGGAACATTTTGCCATAAAAATTCCCCAAAATATAGACTTGCATTATGCAGCACCATTATTGTGTGCAGGTATCACAACGTATTCGCCTATGATGAAAACAGGAATTAAAAAAGGGGATAAAGTAGGTGTTATCGGAATTGGAGGACTTGGACACCTTGCTGTGAAAATAGCAGCAGCAAAAGGTGCTGATGTATATGCCTTCACAACTTCAGCAGATAAGGTGAACGATATCAAATCATTTGGAGCTAAAGAAGTCATTATTGTTGATGAAAAACAGAATCAGCTTAAACCGCATTTCGGGAAATTGGATTATATGATTTCGACAGTGCCTTACGCTTATGAGATGTCAAATTACATTTCGTGCGTTAAACCAAACGGATTTTTCACTCAGGTCGGTCAGCCTATAAATGGCGAACTAACGATCAATAATTTCAATATGATATTCAACCGCGTTAATTTCAACGGTTCTCTTATTGGAGGCATACCAGAAACTCAGGAAGTAATGGACTATTGTGCACTTAATAAAATTTATCCACAGATTGAGATTATCAAGGCAGACGAAATTAATGAAGCTTGGGACAAAGTAGTAAATAAAAAAGCACGTTATCGTTATGTAATTGATGCTTCAACTTTTTAA
- a CDS encoding helix-turn-helix domain-containing protein: MGVYAVFLKEVKCGDIRYGCQPYDYEDGTLVFIAPGQVYGIDTKGEKITPKGKALVFHPDLIAGTNLGKTIKEYSFFSYQVNEALHLSKKESTVISDCFDKIATEIELNIDKHSKSLIVSNIELFLKYFMRFYDRQFITRTNVNNDILTRFENQLNEYFLSDKPSLIGLPSVGYFADQLNLSANYFGDLIKKETGSTALDYIQSKLIELAKEKILEQNKTITEVSDELGFKYQQHFTRLFKQKVGMAPVEFKSLNKLN, translated from the coding sequence ATGGGGGTTTATGCCGTATTTTTAAAAGAGGTTAAGTGCGGTGATATAAGATACGGCTGCCAGCCTTACGATTACGAAGACGGAACATTAGTTTTTATTGCTCCGGGACAGGTTTATGGTATAGATACTAAAGGAGAAAAGATTACTCCAAAAGGGAAAGCACTGGTTTTTCATCCTGATCTAATTGCAGGAACTAATCTTGGAAAAACAATAAAAGAGTATTCCTTCTTTTCTTATCAGGTCAATGAAGCGCTGCATCTTTCTAAAAAAGAAAGCACCGTTATTAGTGACTGTTTTGATAAAATTGCAACTGAAATTGAATTAAACATTGATAAACACAGTAAGAGTTTAATAGTATCGAATATTGAACTTTTTCTTAAATACTTCATGCGTTTTTATGACCGTCAGTTTATTACCCGAACAAATGTTAACAACGATATTTTAACCCGATTTGAAAATCAGCTGAATGAATATTTCTTATCAGACAAACCTTCTTTAATCGGTCTGCCATCTGTGGGATATTTTGCCGATCAGTTAAACTTGTCTGCTAATTACTTTGGTGATTTGATTAAGAAGGAAACAGGCAGCACTGCATTAGATTATATACAGTCAAAATTAATTGAACTTGCCAAAGAAAAGATATTAGAGCAGAATAAGACCATCACAGAAGTGTCTGATGAACTTGGCTTTAAATACCAGCAGCATTTTACAAGACTGTTCAAACAGAAAGTAGGAATGGCACCTGTCGAGTTTAAAAGCTTAAATAAATTGAATTAG
- a CDS encoding S41 family peptidase → MKLKYIVKTLLVGLVFTACSKDSDSDTKETAATTTPDEINNFVWKAMNSWYYWQSNVADLSDSKITSTAAYNSFINGKTPDALFYSLLYQRGTVDRFSWIENSNEIVQVSKIAEVEKKGGFSYAIYPKDASNTNMVALINYIVPGSPAALAGLKRGDVITKINGSQLTSSNYGQLEDIQITVTLAASVQFTSSNMVTTDKAGTVTVTKTAIDENPVAYYEKKVYGAKNVGYLVFNGFKSDYNDELNAAFAKMKSDGINELVLDLRYNGGGSLETAVALAQMINGSFTNKPYIYLDFNNKHNNVDGYENLSEKVNIFNLVDNEPTFQREENINSLTLTNIYVLVSFQTASASELTIQCLKKYINVITIGEETVGKFVGSNTLYDSPDYNYISYANRSTKHKWQLQPITFSYYNKDKDPNPAKIIPDYEINPYSTFLNLVEFGNVKDPYLNKALELITGQTMRTAAKNADASLLLKIDNLAALNPTNTAKGLYIENFKRLNKE, encoded by the coding sequence ATGAAATTAAAATATATTGTTAAAACATTACTTGTAGGATTGGTTTTTACAGCTTGCAGCAAAGATTCTGATTCTGACACTAAAGAGACCGCAGCTACCACCACGCCCGACGAGATTAACAACTTTGTTTGGAAAGCTATGAATTCCTGGTATTACTGGCAATCTAACGTCGCCGATTTGTCTGACAGCAAAATCACTTCTACCGCTGCATATAACAGTTTTATCAATGGGAAAACTCCCGATGCGCTTTTTTATTCACTTCTATACCAAAGAGGAACTGTTGATAGATTCTCCTGGATTGAAAACAGTAATGAGATAGTGCAGGTTTCAAAAATTGCTGAAGTTGAAAAAAAAGGCGGTTTTAGTTATGCAATTTATCCTAAAGATGCATCCAATACCAATATGGTAGCCTTAATTAACTACATTGTACCCGGCTCACCAGCAGCTTTGGCGGGATTGAAAAGAGGAGACGTTATTACAAAAATAAATGGAAGCCAGCTTACTTCAAGTAATTATGGCCAATTAGAAGACATACAAATCACCGTTACTCTGGCAGCAAGCGTGCAATTTACAAGCAGTAATATGGTAACCACAGACAAAGCAGGAACTGTAACTGTAACAAAAACTGCTATTGATGAAAACCCGGTTGCTTATTACGAAAAGAAAGTATATGGAGCAAAGAACGTAGGCTATCTGGTGTTTAATGGTTTCAAGTCAGATTATAATGACGAGCTCAATGCCGCTTTCGCTAAAATGAAATCAGATGGAATTAACGAATTGGTTTTAGATTTAAGATACAACGGAGGAGGTTCATTAGAAACTGCAGTTGCTCTGGCACAAATGATTAACGGAAGTTTTACCAACAAACCATATATTTACTTAGACTTCAATAATAAACACAATAATGTAGACGGCTATGAAAATCTTTCTGAAAAAGTAAACATTTTTAACCTTGTTGATAACGAGCCGACTTTTCAGAGAGAAGAAAATATAAACAGTCTTACTTTGACAAATATATATGTGCTGGTAAGCTTTCAAACCGCTTCTGCCAGCGAGCTCACCATACAATGTCTTAAAAAATACATTAACGTAATCACAATAGGCGAAGAAACGGTTGGCAAATTTGTAGGTTCCAACACGCTCTACGATTCTCCTGACTATAATTATATCTCCTACGCCAATCGAAGCACTAAACACAAATGGCAATTGCAGCCCATTACATTTTCATACTATAACAAAGACAAAGACCCAAATCCAGCGAAAATTATACCTGATTACGAAATTAACCCATATAGCACTTTCTTAAATCTGGTTGAATTTGGAAACGTAAAAGATCCTTATTTGAATAAAGCTCTCGAATTAATTACAGGCCAAACAATGCGAACTGCAGCAAAAAACGCCGATGCTTCTCTTTTATTAAAAATTGACAATCTTGCTGCATTAAACCCTACAAATACTGCAAAAGGTTTATATATAGAGAATTTTAAAAGATTGAATAAAGAATAA